In Halorubellus sp. JP-L1, one DNA window encodes the following:
- a CDS encoding cobalamin B12-binding domain-containing protein: MSQSQEERSIRCLVAKVGLDGHDRGAHVIARAFRDAGFEVIYSGLHKAPDEIVQAAVQEDVDVVGISILSGAHSTLVPKVIDGLKEYDAFEDTLILVGGVVPDDDKAELKEMGVAEVFGPGTPMADTIEFVRENVPER; encoded by the coding sequence ATGAGCCAGAGCCAGGAGGAGCGGTCCATTCGCTGCCTCGTCGCGAAGGTCGGCCTCGACGGGCACGACCGCGGCGCGCACGTCATCGCTCGGGCGTTCCGCGACGCCGGGTTCGAGGTCATCTACTCGGGCCTGCACAAGGCCCCGGACGAGATCGTGCAGGCGGCGGTCCAGGAGGACGTCGACGTCGTCGGGATCAGCATTCTCTCGGGCGCCCACAGCACGCTCGTCCCGAAAGTCATCGACGGCCTCAAGGAGTACGACGCGTTCGAGGACACGCTCATCCTCGTCGGCGGCGTGGTCCCCGACGACGACAAGGCCGAACTGAAGGAGATGGGCGTCGCCGAGGTGTTCGGGCCGGGGACGCCGATGGCGGATACCATCGAGTTCGTCCGGGAGAACGTCCCCGAGCGATGA
- a CDS encoding alpha/beta fold hydrolase codes for MRAKKALYAAGGVVGAIGVGVLTDRLLRRRAGDLPRPLPGAGETYRWRGMDTYYTDLGNPDNPTLVLVHGVNAAASSNEFVSIAEALAADYHVVAPDLPGFGRSDRPPIQYTNEHYEDFLRAFLEDVAGEDATVLASSLSAAYAVEAAKGASVSRLVLVSPTASTMPGGEKPMVRRLLRSPVVGTLAFDAIASERSLEYFSADHSYYDADAYATDRKRYDWQTTHQSGARYAPASFVAGYLDSDVDLGAAIADLDVPTTLVWGREAETTPLSTGRELADRANAKLVVVDYAALLPHDEHPEAFLDGIADDLDLDRDVEADRIAVERE; via the coding sequence ATGCGAGCCAAGAAGGCGCTGTACGCCGCCGGTGGCGTCGTGGGTGCCATCGGCGTCGGCGTCCTGACAGACCGGTTGCTTCGACGGCGCGCCGGCGACCTGCCGCGGCCGCTCCCCGGCGCCGGGGAGACGTACCGCTGGCGCGGCATGGACACGTACTACACGGACCTCGGGAACCCGGACAATCCGACGCTCGTGCTCGTGCACGGCGTGAATGCGGCGGCGTCGAGCAACGAGTTCGTCTCGATCGCCGAGGCGCTCGCGGCGGACTACCACGTGGTCGCGCCCGACCTCCCCGGGTTCGGGCGCTCGGACCGCCCGCCCATCCAGTACACGAACGAGCACTACGAGGACTTCCTCCGGGCGTTCCTCGAGGACGTGGCTGGCGAGGACGCGACCGTCCTCGCATCTTCTTTGTCCGCGGCGTACGCCGTCGAAGCCGCGAAGGGCGCGTCGGTGAGTCGACTCGTGCTCGTGTCTCCGACGGCGTCGACGATGCCGGGCGGCGAGAAACCGATGGTCCGGCGATTGCTCCGGTCGCCGGTCGTCGGGACGCTCGCGTTCGACGCGATCGCGAGCGAGCGCTCGCTCGAGTACTTCAGCGCCGACCACTCCTACTACGACGCCGACGCGTACGCGACCGACCGGAAGCGCTACGACTGGCAGACCACCCACCAGTCCGGCGCGCGCTACGCGCCCGCCTCGTTCGTCGCCGGCTATCTCGACAGCGACGTCGACCTCGGCGCCGCCATCGCCGACCTCGACGTCCCGACGACGCTCGTCTGGGGTCGCGAAGCCGAAACCACGCCGCTCTCGACGGGCCGCGAACTCGCCGACCGCGCGAACGCGAAGCTCGTCGTCGTCGACTACGCCGCACTCCTCCCCCACGACGAGCACCCCGAGGCGTTCCTCGACGGCATCGCGGACGACCTCGACCTCGACCGCGACGTCGAGGCCGACCGCATCGCCGTCGAACGCGAATAG
- a CDS encoding DUF420 domain-containing protein: MTETTTPPLRDLKGSVLPLTIALTVVGYGLVLGTLYLGLPIYPDVGLETVNALSDAIAVINTLATTSLVLGWYAIRRGNVDAHRRFMSGAFALILVFLVLYLLKTGGGGTKEIALEPGAMYYAYLAMLAVHILLSIVSVPVVLYALLLGVTHTPRELREETPHRRVGRVAASAWIVSLSLGVVTYLMLNHLYGFEFVKAVVAVPLPV; encoded by the coding sequence ATGACGGAAACGACGACGCCGCCGCTCCGGGACCTGAAGGGGTCCGTGCTGCCGCTGACGATCGCGCTCACGGTCGTCGGGTACGGGCTCGTGCTCGGGACGCTCTACCTCGGCCTCCCCATTTATCCCGACGTGGGCCTGGAGACGGTGAACGCGCTGAGCGACGCCATCGCGGTCATCAATACGCTCGCGACCACCAGTCTCGTCCTCGGCTGGTACGCGATCCGGCGGGGGAACGTCGACGCACACCGGCGGTTCATGTCGGGCGCGTTCGCGCTCATCCTCGTGTTCCTCGTCCTCTACCTCCTGAAGACCGGTGGCGGCGGGACGAAGGAGATCGCGCTCGAACCGGGCGCGATGTACTACGCGTACCTCGCGATGCTCGCCGTCCACATCCTCCTCTCCATCGTCTCAGTCCCGGTCGTCCTCTATGCACTACTGCTCGGCGTCACGCACACGCCGCGGGAACTCCGCGAGGAGACTCCGCACCGGCGCGTCGGACGCGTCGCCGCGAGCGCGTGGATCGTCTCGCTGTCGCTCGGCGTCGTCACGTACCTCATGCTGAATCACCTCTACGGGTTCGAGTTCGTGAAGGCAGTCGTCGCCGTACCGCTCCCCGTCTGA
- a CDS encoding cox cluster protein, whose product MTENARLSTVLSGKRVVVVVYVGVVALAGVLGYVLGIILPAQKGVEMAAFGPIAFEITPVSFALYGMAMLAVSLGVLLALVQFVARYDDAAVE is encoded by the coding sequence GTGACTGAGAACGCTCGCCTCTCGACGGTGCTCTCCGGGAAGCGCGTGGTCGTGGTCGTCTACGTCGGCGTGGTCGCACTCGCTGGCGTGCTCGGGTACGTGCTCGGGATCATCCTGCCGGCACAGAAGGGCGTCGAGATGGCGGCGTTCGGTCCGATCGCGTTCGAGATCACGCCCGTCTCGTTCGCGCTGTACGGGATGGCGATGCTCGCTGTCTCGCTCGGCGTGCTCCTCGCACTCGTCCAGTTCGTGGCGCGGTACGACGACGCCGCGGTGGAGTGA
- a CDS encoding Zn-ribbon domain-containing OB-fold protein — MSDADEEVVDAGYDEWVTAVADGEGYYLECENDHGSLPPRRVCPHCGSLDIAEVPLPEAGEIQTFTVTHVATPNFTEDTPYAVCIARFGDVRVTGQMRDVAVEDVEVGLTVEIDVAQTETTGDDLVVFRPR; from the coding sequence ATGAGCGACGCCGACGAGGAGGTCGTGGACGCCGGGTACGACGAGTGGGTGACGGCCGTCGCCGACGGCGAGGGCTACTACCTCGAGTGCGAGAACGACCACGGGTCACTGCCGCCGCGTCGGGTCTGCCCGCACTGCGGGTCCCTCGACATCGCGGAGGTCCCGCTCCCCGAGGCCGGCGAGATCCAGACGTTCACGGTCACGCACGTCGCGACGCCGAACTTCACGGAGGACACGCCGTACGCGGTCTGCATCGCTCGATTCGGTGACGTTCGCGTCACCGGCCAGATGCGGGACGTCGCGGTCGAGGACGTCGAGGTCGGGCTCACGGTCGAGATCGATGTCGCCCAGACGGAGACGACCGGGGACGACCTCGTCGTCTTCCGGCCGCGGTAG
- a CDS encoding DUF6684 family protein yields MAQRVFTKDTMLDLVVNIIPLGILAFFIGLFVLAGPFSWDPLYSTLMLGIIGGSFVLLTVLTYFSAIAIEGDAIASEEAGRAAHAEEKPGVEDTSETAGTESPEGTPSVTGDDAESDDRAESADSDDGEHEQVF; encoded by the coding sequence ATGGCACAGCGCGTCTTCACGAAGGACACGATGCTCGACCTCGTGGTGAACATCATTCCACTGGGCATCCTGGCCTTCTTCATCGGCCTGTTCGTCCTCGCGGGTCCGTTCAGCTGGGACCCGCTGTACAGCACGCTCATGCTCGGCATCATCGGGGGGTCGTTCGTCCTCCTCACCGTCCTCACGTACTTCTCCGCGATCGCCATCGAGGGCGACGCGATCGCGAGCGAAGAGGCGGGTCGTGCGGCTCACGCCGAGGAGAAACCCGGCGTCGAGGACACCTCCGAGACCGCGGGGACGGAGTCCCCCGAGGGAACGCCGTCCGTCACGGGCGACGACGCCGAATCCGACGACCGCGCGGAATCGGCCGACTCCGACGACGGCGAGCACGAACAGGTCTTCTGA
- a CDS encoding thiolase domain-containing protein: MSGVRVAGVGLTPFGASPERTGRDLFAEAGCDALADADVDRDDVEALLYGNFMGELAEHQGHQGPLMAEAVGVDAPATRFEAACASSGVAVREGVKRVRNGEADVLMVGGAERMTNLGTAGATEALAIAADDLWEVSAGMTFPGAYALMAQAYFAEYGGSREDLAEIAVKNHDNALINDKAQYQREIDVETVVDAPMVSEPLGLYDSCPISDGAAAVVLVSDEFAAEHGLDASVSITGTGQGGDLMALHDREYLARSPAADEAAEEAYADADVRPGDVDVAEVHDCFTIAEVLALESLGLCEVGEGVSAAADGVTTKDGEMPVNLSGGLKAKGHPVGATGASQICELTMLLRGDHPNSDAVPEAECGLAHNAGGTVASAVVHVLEVVA; encoded by the coding sequence ATGTCAGGTGTACGAGTAGCAGGTGTCGGACTCACTCCGTTCGGTGCGTCCCCGGAGCGCACGGGCCGGGATCTGTTCGCCGAAGCTGGCTGTGACGCGCTCGCGGACGCCGACGTCGACCGCGACGACGTCGAGGCCCTCCTCTACGGGAACTTCATGGGAGAACTGGCGGAACACCAGGGTCACCAGGGGCCGCTGATGGCTGAGGCCGTCGGCGTCGACGCGCCCGCGACGCGGTTCGAGGCGGCCTGTGCGTCCTCGGGGGTCGCGGTCCGCGAGGGCGTCAAGCGCGTCCGGAACGGCGAGGCGGACGTCCTCATGGTCGGCGGCGCGGAGCGCATGACGAACCTCGGGACGGCGGGGGCGACGGAGGCGCTCGCGATCGCCGCGGACGACCTCTGGGAGGTCAGCGCGGGCATGACGTTCCCGGGCGCCTACGCCCTGATGGCGCAGGCGTACTTCGCGGAGTACGGCGGGTCCCGCGAGGACCTCGCGGAGATAGCGGTGAAGAACCACGACAACGCCCTGATCAACGATAAGGCCCAGTACCAGCGCGAGATCGACGTCGAGACGGTCGTCGACGCGCCGATGGTGTCCGAACCGCTCGGGCTGTACGACTCCTGCCCGATCAGCGACGGCGCGGCGGCGGTCGTGCTCGTGAGCGACGAGTTCGCGGCCGAGCACGGTCTGGACGCGTCCGTCTCGATCACCGGCACCGGCCAGGGTGGCGACCTGATGGCGCTGCACGACCGCGAGTACCTCGCGCGGTCGCCGGCTGCGGACGAGGCCGCCGAGGAAGCGTACGCCGACGCGGACGTCCGCCCCGGCGACGTGGACGTCGCGGAGGTCCACGACTGCTTCACGATCGCGGAGGTGCTAGCCCTGGAGTCGCTCGGCCTCTGCGAGGTCGGCGAGGGCGTGTCTGCGGCCGCGGACGGCGTGACGACGAAGGACGGCGAGATGCCCGTGAACCTCTCGGGCGGCCTGAAGGCGAAGGGTCACCCCGTGGGCGCGACGGGCGCGTCCCAGATCTGCGAACTCACGATGCTCCTGCGCGGCGACCACCCGAACAGCGACGCGGTGCCCGAGGCTGAGTGCGGACTCGCGCACAATGCCGGCGGCACGGTCGCGTCCGCGGTCGTTCACGTGCTCGAGGTGGTCGCATGA
- the acs gene encoding acetate--CoA ligase, whose translation MADDTEDGEVELEARLAEQDTFEPSAAFVEQANVSDDGIYDAFAENWPECWERAADLVDWDDDYDEVLDDSNPPFFEWFTGGELNASYNCIDRHVENGAKNRAAIKWEGELGETRTYTYQDLYREVNAFAAGLRDIGVGEDDVVTLYMPMVPELPIAMLACARIGAPHSVVFAGFSANALATRMNAADSEYLVTCDGYYRRGDALNHKGKADEGLRGVDHHVETVVVDRLGDELTHFLGDHARDYGDLVDKHEGAEVDPVSRDAEDMLFLMYTSGTTGEPKGVKHTTGGYLSYAAWTTENVLDVKPEDTYWCAADIGWITGHSYIVYGPLALGTTTVMYEGTPDYPERDRLWELVEKYRVDQLYTAPTAIRSFMKWGNQYPERHDLSSLRLLGTVGEPINPRAWKWYYKHIGDEDCPVVDTWWQTETGGMMITTLPGVGEMKPGSAGPPLPGIGAEVVDVDGDPVDAGDAGYLTVEKPWPGMLRTLYQNDERYVQEYWAEYSDVDSDDPDDWTYFPEDGAKIDDDGYITVLGRVDDVINVSGHRLGTMEIESAIVGVEGVAEAAVVGADHDVKGEAVHAFVITEDDATPGDDLRERIIQGVEDAIGPIARPESVVFTPELPKTRSGKIMRRLLVDVANGDDLGDTSTLRNPDVVDDIQAAVEK comes from the coding sequence ATGGCCGACGATACCGAGGACGGCGAGGTGGAACTCGAAGCACGACTCGCAGAACAGGACACCTTCGAGCCCTCGGCGGCGTTCGTCGAGCAGGCGAACGTCAGCGACGACGGCATCTACGACGCGTTCGCGGAGAACTGGCCCGAGTGCTGGGAGCGAGCCGCCGACCTCGTCGACTGGGACGACGACTACGACGAGGTGCTGGACGACTCGAACCCGCCGTTCTTCGAGTGGTTCACGGGCGGGGAGCTGAACGCGAGCTACAACTGCATCGACCGGCACGTCGAGAACGGTGCGAAGAACCGCGCCGCCATCAAGTGGGAGGGCGAACTCGGTGAGACGCGCACGTACACGTACCAGGACCTCTACCGGGAAGTGAACGCGTTCGCCGCCGGTCTCCGCGACATCGGCGTCGGCGAGGACGACGTCGTCACGCTGTACATGCCGATGGTACCCGAACTCCCCATCGCCATGCTCGCGTGCGCGCGCATCGGCGCCCCCCACAGCGTCGTCTTCGCGGGATTCTCAGCGAACGCGCTCGCGACGCGGATGAACGCTGCGGACTCCGAGTACCTCGTCACGTGCGACGGCTACTATCGCCGCGGCGACGCCCTCAACCACAAGGGGAAGGCCGACGAGGGCCTGCGCGGCGTCGACCACCACGTCGAGACGGTCGTCGTCGACCGCCTCGGCGACGAACTCACGCATTTCCTCGGCGACCACGCCCGAGACTACGGCGACCTCGTCGACAAGCACGAAGGCGCCGAGGTCGACCCCGTCAGTCGCGACGCCGAGGACATGCTCTTCCTGATGTACACCTCGGGCACCACGGGCGAACCGAAGGGCGTGAAGCACACCACGGGCGGCTACCTCTCGTACGCCGCGTGGACGACCGAGAACGTCCTGGACGTGAAGCCCGAGGACACGTACTGGTGCGCTGCCGACATCGGCTGGATCACCGGGCACTCCTACATCGTGTACGGCCCGCTCGCGCTCGGCACGACGACTGTGATGTACGAGGGGACGCCCGACTACCCCGAGCGCGACCGGCTCTGGGAGTTAGTCGAGAAGTACCGCGTCGACCAGCTCTACACCGCACCGACCGCCATCCGATCGTTCATGAAGTGGGGGAACCAGTACCCCGAACGGCACGACCTCTCGAGCCTCCGCCTGCTCGGCACCGTCGGCGAACCGATCAACCCGCGCGCCTGGAAGTGGTACTACAAGCACATCGGTGACGAGGACTGCCCGGTCGTGGACACGTGGTGGCAGACCGAGACCGGCGGGATGATGATCACGACCCTCCCGGGCGTCGGCGAGATGAAGCCCGGGAGCGCCGGCCCGCCGCTCCCCGGCATCGGCGCCGAGGTCGTCGACGTCGACGGCGACCCCGTCGACGCCGGCGACGCCGGCTACCTCACCGTCGAGAAGCCCTGGCCGGGGATGCTCCGCACGCTCTACCAGAACGACGAGCGGTACGTCCAGGAGTACTGGGCGGAGTACTCGGACGTCGACAGCGACGACCCCGACGACTGGACGTACTTCCCCGAAGACGGCGCGAAGATAGACGACGACGGCTACATCACCGTCCTCGGCCGCGTCGACGACGTCATCAACGTCTCCGGGCACCGCCTCGGCACCATGGAGATCGAGAGCGCGATCGTCGGCGTCGAAGGCGTCGCCGAAGCCGCCGTCGTCGGCGCGGACCACGACGTCAAGGGCGAAGCCGTGCACGCGTTCGTCATCACCGAAGACGACGCCACGCCCGGCGACGACCTCCGCGAACGGATAATCCAGGGCGTCGAGGACGCCATCGGCCCGATCGCCCGCCCCGAATCCGTCGTCTTCACGCCCGAACTCCCGAAGACGCGCTCCGGGAAGATCATGCGTCGGCTCCTCGTCGACGTCGCGAACGGCGACGACCTCGGCGACACCTCCACGCTCCGGAACCCCGACGTCGTCGACGACATCCAGGCCGCCGTCGAGAAGTAG
- a CDS encoding cbb3-type cytochrome c oxidase subunit I: MAVLLVVVFALASRADDWRAYTPLAGGGALGGETGYSHDEKPGGIVRWLTTVDHKDIGILYGVYAIVAFAWGGLAVILMRTELATPAMDVLAVVGGETFYNALLTSHGITMLFLFGTPILAAFSNYFIPLLIGADDMAFPRINAIAFWLLPPGAVLIWSGFFLGPFFESISASMASWTMYPPLAAGQTAAGGDAMTYEYAGRVIASTEIDTSALNVGTDLMLLGLHLTGVSATMGAINFIATIFTERAEDVGWDKLDIFSWTILTQSALILFSFPLLGSALVMLLLDRNFATGFFMVEGGGTILYQHLFWFFGHPEVYILVLPPMGIISYVLPRFSGRKLFGFKFVVYSTLAIGVLSFGVWAHHMFASGIDPRLRAGFMAVSLAIAIPSAVKTFNWITTMWNGNLRLTTPMLFCIGFIANFIIGGVTGVFLAAIPVDLVLHDTYYVVGHFHYVIMGAIAFAVFAGVYYWFPIVSGRMYQRTLGKAHFWLTMVGTNLTFFAMILLGYGGMPRRYATYSGITVDGILGYFTSLHVLSTVGAFILLVGQLIWLWNMVQSWLEGPVVGPDPWNLEEDGVPSREFDWHADRLDTTLADGGEPEDETAMTDGGQPDDDASSEDA, encoded by the coding sequence ATGGCCGTGCTCCTCGTCGTCGTCTTCGCGCTCGCGTCGCGAGCCGACGACTGGCGCGCGTACACGCCGCTGGCTGGCGGCGGCGCCCTCGGGGGCGAAACCGGGTACTCGCACGACGAGAAGCCCGGTGGTATCGTACGGTGGTTGACGACGGTCGACCACAAGGACATCGGCATCCTCTACGGCGTCTACGCGATCGTCGCGTTCGCGTGGGGTGGCCTCGCCGTGATCTTGATGCGGACCGAGCTGGCGACGCCCGCGATGGACGTCCTCGCTGTCGTCGGCGGCGAGACGTTCTACAACGCGCTGCTGACGAGTCACGGCATCACGATGCTGTTCCTGTTCGGGACGCCGATCCTCGCTGCGTTCTCGAATTACTTCATCCCGCTCCTCATCGGCGCGGACGACATGGCGTTCCCGCGCATCAACGCCATCGCATTCTGGCTCCTGCCGCCGGGCGCGGTCCTCATCTGGTCGGGCTTCTTCCTCGGACCGTTCTTCGAGTCGATCAGCGCGTCGATGGCGTCCTGGACGATGTACCCGCCCCTGGCGGCCGGACAGACCGCCGCCGGTGGGGACGCGATGACGTACGAGTACGCGGGTCGCGTCATCGCGTCCACGGAGATCGACACGTCCGCGTTGAACGTCGGGACGGACCTGATGCTCCTCGGCCTGCACCTCACTGGCGTCTCCGCGACGATGGGCGCGATCAACTTCATCGCGACCATCTTCACGGAGCGCGCCGAGGACGTCGGCTGGGACAAGCTCGACATCTTCTCGTGGACGATCCTCACGCAGTCCGCGCTCATCCTGTTCTCGTTCCCGCTCCTCGGGAGCGCGCTCGTGATGCTCCTCCTCGACCGTAACTTCGCGACCGGGTTCTTCATGGTCGAAGGCGGTGGGACGATCCTCTACCAGCACCTGTTCTGGTTCTTCGGTCACCCCGAAGTGTACATCCTGGTGCTCCCGCCGATGGGCATCATCAGTTACGTCCTCCCGCGGTTCTCTGGACGGAAGCTGTTCGGGTTCAAGTTCGTCGTGTACTCGACGCTCGCCATCGGCGTCCTCTCCTTCGGCGTGTGGGCGCACCACATGTTCGCGAGCGGCATCGACCCGCGCCTGCGCGCGGGGTTCATGGCGGTCTCGCTCGCGATCGCGATACCGAGCGCGGTGAAGACGTTCAACTGGATCACGACGATGTGGAACGGGAACCTCCGGTTGACGACGCCGATGCTGTTCTGCATCGGGTTCATCGCGAACTTCATCATCGGTGGCGTCACCGGCGTGTTCCTCGCCGCGATTCCCGTCGACCTCGTGCTCCACGACACGTACTACGTCGTCGGGCACTTCCACTACGTCATCATGGGCGCCATCGCGTTCGCGGTGTTCGCGGGCGTCTACTACTGGTTCCCGATCGTCTCCGGGCGGATGTACCAGCGGACGCTCGGGAAGGCGCACTTCTGGCTGACGATGGTCGGCACGAACCTGACGTTCTTCGCGATGATCCTGCTGGGGTACGGCGGGATGCCGCGCCGCTACGCGACGTACAGCGGGATCACCGTCGACGGCATCCTCGGTTACTTCACGAGCCTGCACGTGCTCTCGACCGTCGGTGCGTTCATCCTCCTCGTCGGGCAGCTGATCTGGCTCTGGAACATGGTTCAGTCCTGGCTCGAGGGGCCGGTCGTCGGCCCGGACCCGTGGAACCTCGAGGAGGACGGCGTGCCGAGTCGCGAGTTCGACTGGCACGCGGACCGCCTGGACACGACGCTCGCCGACGGCGGCGAGCCCGAGGACGAGACGGCGATGACGGACGGCGGCCAGCCGGACGACGACGCGTCGTCCGAGGACGCCTGA
- a CDS encoding cox cluster protein: MAKESVENAGTGSEDGNRAVTDHKPSASLWPMFVAFGLAIAEVGVVVGVYVLTIVGVLTFTGAVAGILHEAGYVDDAWTTLGVLAVVVLVAGTAVFALYGGAVGGPALVAVPNAIAYRGLSMMAAGGITLLASVAGFTRKELAVAG; the protein is encoded by the coding sequence ATGGCAAAGGAGAGCGTCGAGAACGCGGGTACCGGGAGCGAAGACGGGAACCGCGCCGTGACAGACCACAAGCCCTCCGCGTCGCTGTGGCCGATGTTCGTCGCGTTCGGGCTCGCCATCGCGGAGGTGGGCGTCGTCGTCGGCGTGTACGTTCTGACCATCGTCGGCGTCCTCACGTTCACGGGCGCGGTCGCCGGCATCCTCCACGAAGCCGGGTACGTGGACGACGCCTGGACGACCCTCGGCGTGCTCGCCGTCGTCGTCCTCGTCGCCGGGACGGCCGTCTTCGCGCTCTACGGTGGCGCCGTCGGTGGCCCAGCACTCGTCGCCGTCCCGAACGCAATCGCGTACCGTGGGCTCTCGATGATGGCCGCGGGCGGCATCACCCTCCTCGCGTCCGTCGCCGGGTTCACGCGGAAGGAACTCGCCGTCGCCGGCTGA
- the nucS gene encoding endonuclease NucS: MTVERFESPDAETVARVVAAGLREGAVVSVEAECEVEYDGRSGGYLGPGDRLVVCKPDGTLLVHRPSGHKPVNWMPSGATIKVDPGESDDDAPLLYARRSNPNEFLRVYLQDVYSLSRFDAEDAVDYQERGTEAEMHEYIQENPEDALEEGIRIVEHERETQYGFLDFFAQDATGVPVVVEVKRRQATLNHFDQLKRYMELYRESNPEVRGMLVAPSTSDRVKRALRDNDMEFVRLAEFDVETREASETTLTDFS, translated from the coding sequence GTGACTGTCGAACGCTTCGAGTCGCCGGACGCCGAGACGGTGGCGCGGGTCGTCGCCGCGGGCCTCCGGGAGGGCGCGGTCGTCTCCGTCGAGGCCGAGTGCGAGGTCGAGTACGACGGCCGCTCTGGCGGCTACCTCGGACCGGGAGACCGACTCGTCGTCTGCAAGCCCGACGGGACGCTGCTCGTGCATCGGCCGTCGGGCCACAAGCCCGTGAACTGGATGCCGAGTGGCGCGACGATCAAGGTCGACCCGGGCGAGAGCGACGACGACGCGCCGCTGCTGTACGCGCGCCGGTCGAACCCGAACGAGTTCCTGCGCGTCTACCTCCAGGACGTCTACTCGCTGTCTCGCTTCGACGCCGAGGACGCGGTCGACTATCAGGAGCGCGGAACGGAGGCGGAGATGCACGAGTACATCCAGGAGAACCCCGAGGACGCCTTGGAGGAAGGCATCCGGATCGTCGAGCACGAGCGCGAGACCCAGTACGGGTTCCTCGACTTCTTCGCGCAGGACGCTACTGGCGTGCCGGTCGTCGTCGAAGTGAAGCGTCGGCAGGCGACCCTGAATCACTTCGACCAGCTCAAGCGCTACATGGAGCTCTACCGCGAGTCAAACCCCGAGGTCCGGGGGATGCTCGTCGCACCGTCGACGAGCGATCGCGTGAAGCGCGCGCTCCGAGACAACGACATGGAGTTCGTGCGGCTCGCGGAGTTCGACGTCGAGACGCGCGAAGCGTCGGAGACGACGCTCACGGACTTCTCCTGA
- the meaB gene encoding methylmalonyl Co-A mutase-associated GTPase MeaB → MTLSTEELLEGILDGNHRALARAITKIENRQDGYREIVSGLYEHTGSADVIGVTGSPGAGKSTLVDKMAKTYRDRGLTVGIVAIDPSSPYTGGAVLGDRIRMASNVGDMDVFFRSMSARGSLGGLSTATADAVKALDAFGKDKVIIETVGAGQNEIDIVRAADTVAVLVPPESGDNVQMLKAGILEIADVFAVNKADMDGADRTVQELEEMVHMDDGHVSVAGGHHGMGIETDVDMPETGDESADAPEPWKTPVLETVATSGEGVDEFLATLQEHADWLAETGQMTAKRRQRTAEEIRTLLREDAAALVAGELEDHGGVDALADSVLAGDTDPYSIADDVLAPVAECLDED, encoded by the coding sequence ATGACGCTCTCCACCGAGGAACTCCTCGAGGGCATCCTCGACGGGAACCATCGCGCGCTCGCGCGAGCCATCACGAAGATCGAGAACCGCCAGGACGGCTACCGCGAGATCGTCTCCGGGCTCTACGAGCACACCGGCAGCGCTGACGTCATCGGGGTCACTGGTAGTCCCGGCGCGGGGAAGTCGACGCTCGTCGACAAGATGGCGAAGACGTACCGCGACCGCGGACTCACCGTCGGCATCGTCGCGATCGATCCGTCGTCGCCGTACACGGGCGGGGCGGTGCTCGGCGACCGGATCCGGATGGCGTCGAACGTCGGCGACATGGACGTGTTCTTCCGGTCGATGTCGGCGCGCGGGAGCCTCGGTGGGCTCTCGACGGCGACCGCGGACGCGGTGAAGGCCCTGGACGCGTTCGGGAAGGACAAGGTGATCATCGAGACCGTGGGCGCGGGCCAGAACGAGATCGACATCGTGCGGGCGGCGGACACGGTCGCGGTCCTGGTGCCGCCGGAGTCCGGGGACAACGTCCAGATGCTGAAGGCGGGCATCCTCGAGATCGCGGACGTGTTCGCGGTGAACAAGGCGGACATGGACGGCGCGGACCGGACCGTCCAGGAGTTAGAGGAGATGGTGCACATGGACGACGGACACGTGAGCGTCGCCGGCGGCCATCACGGCATGGGCATCGAGACGGATGTCGACATGCCGGAGACGGGCGACGAGTCGGCGGACGCGCCCGAGCCATGGAAGACGCCGGTATTGGAGACGGTGGCGACGAGCGGCGAGGGCGTCGACGAGTTCCTGGCGACGCTCCAGGAGCACGCCGACTGGCTCGCCGAGACCGGGCAGATGACGGCCAAGCGCCGGCAGCGGACCGCCGAGGAGATCAGGACGCTGCTCCGCGAGGACGCGGCGGCGCTCGTCGCTGGCGAACTCGAGGACCACGGGGGCGTGGACGCGCTCGCCGACAGCGTGCTCGCCGGCGACACCGACCCCTACTCGATCGCGGACGACGTCCTCGCACCGGTCGCCGAGTGCCTCGACGAGGACTGA